The Microbacterium sp. W4I20 genome segment GCGAACCGCAATCTCGTGCTCACCGAGGGCGCCCGCGCCGACTCCATCCCGAACCTCGAGATCGAGACCGGCGACATCCTCGGAGCAGGTCACGCGAGCGCCACGGGCCGCTTCGACGACGAGCAGCTCTTCTACCTGCAGGCCCGCGGCATCTCGGAGGAAGAGGCGCGGCGCCTCGTCGTGCTGGGCTTCCTCACCGACATCGTGCAGCGCCTCGGGATCCCGGCTCTGGAGACGGAGCTGCTCGACGCCATCGAGACCGAACTCTCGGCGGTGAACGCATGACCGCCGAGCGCGTCTGCGGCGTGACCGACCTCGAGGTCGACATGCCGCTGCGTGTCGACCCGGCCGGAGTGCCGATCACCGTCATCAAGGACTCCGAGGGCGTCATCCACGCGATCGGCGACACCTGCACCCACGGTGAGATCTCGCTGTCCGAGGGATTCGTCGAAGACGGTGCCGTGGAGTGCTGGGCCCACGGCTCGGCATTCTCGCTCACCACCGGCGTGCCCCAGAACCTCCCCGCTTATGAGCCCGTCCCGGTCTACGTCGTCGAGATCGACGGCGACGACGTGCTCATCGACCCGACCGTGACGAAGGAAGTCTGAATGTCTGTTCTCGAGATCCGCGACCTGTTTGTGACGGTCGAGACCGAATCGGGGACCACCCCGATCCTCAACGGAATCACCCTCACCATGAACACCGGTGAGACCCACGCCATCATGGGCCCCAACGGCTCTGGCAAGTCGACGCTCGCGTACACGATCGCCGGTCACCCGAAGTACACGGTGACCTCGGGCTCGATCACGTTCGACGGCCAGGACGTCCTCGCCATGACCGTCGACGAGCGCGCTCGCGCGGGCCTCTTCCTCGCGATGCAGTATCCGGTCGAGATCCCCGGCGTCACGGTGACGAACTTCCTGCGCACCGCGAAGACCGCGATCGACGGCGAGGCGCCGGCCATCCGCGGCTGGACCAAGGACGTCAAGACGGCCATGTCCAACCTGCGCATGGACCCGAAGTTCGCGCAGCGCAACGTCAACGAGGGGTTCTCCGGTGGCGAGAAGAAGCGCCACGAGATCCTCCAGCTCGAGGTGCTCAAGCCGAAGTTCGCCGTCCTCGACGAGACCGACTCCGGTCTCGACGTCGACGCTCTGAAGATCGTCTCCGAGGGCGTCAACCGGGCCAAGGAGAACACCGGTCTCGGCGTGCTCCTCATCACCCACTACACGCGCATCCTCCGCTACATCCGTCCCGACTTCGTGCACGTGATCGTCGCGGGCAAGATCGTGGAAGAGGGCGGCCCGGAGCTCGCCGACCGGCTCGAGGACGAGGGTTACGACCGTTTCCTCGACCCCGCGGCCCCCATCGAGGCGTAGGCTGATTCGCATGACAGCGACCCTCACGGACGAGAAGTACGACGCGGTCACCGAGGCTCTGAAGGACGTCATGGATCCCGAGCTCGGGATCAACGTCGTCGACCTCGGCCTCATCTATGATCTCGCCTGGGATGACGAGAACGACGCTCTCGTCATCCACATGACGCTCACCAGCGCCGGCTGCCCGCTCACCGACGTGCTCGAAGAGCAGACGGCTCAGGCGCTGGACAACGTCGTCGACCGCTTCCGCATCAACTGGGTGTGGATGCCGCCGTGGGGCCCCGAGAAGATCACCGACGACGGTCGGGACATGATGCGCGCCCTCGGCTTCGCGATCTAGGGATGCTTCGCGTCACGGCGCTGCCGTTGGCAGAGCTCCGAGAGCGCAGCAGCGAGAAGTGGCGGGAGTACCCCGCCGACGTCCTGCCGCTGTTCGTCGCGGAGACCGACTTCCCGCTGGCGCCGGCCGTGGCGGCGGCGCTCCAGCGTGCCGTCGACGTCGGTGACACGGGCTACGTCGCGTCGCGCAACCCGCTCGCCGCGTCCTTCACGGGTTTCGCGCAGCGCCGCTTCGGGTGGTCGCCCGACCCCGCACGCATGCGCAGCACCGCCGATGTCAGCATGGGAATCGTCGAGCTGCTGCGTCGAGTGACGCAGCCCGGTGATCGAGTGATCGTCACACCACCGGTCTACCCGCCGTTCTACGAGCTCGTCTCCGAGGCGGGGGCCGAGGTGGAGCGGGTTCCGCTGCGCGACACCGGCACCGGCTGGGAACTCGATCTCGACGGAATCCGCGCGGCGTTCGACGACGGTGCGACCGCGATCCTGCTCTGCAACCCGCACAATCCGACCGGCACCGTGCACGACGCCGACTCGCTCGCCGCCCTCGCCGAACTCGCCGAGGAGTTCGGAGCCGCTGTGGTCTCCGACGAGATCCACGCGCCGCTCGCGCAGCCGGGGACCGACTTCACGCCTTTCCTCGCTTCCGGCGAGGCGGCGCAGCGCGTCGGGTACGCGGTGGTCAGCGCCAGCAAGGCGTTCAACCTCGCCGGGCTCAAGTGCGCGCTGATGGTGACCGCCGACGACGCCACCTCGGCGGTCGTCCGCGGACTCCCGGTGGAGGTCGAATGGCGGACGGGTCAGCTCGGACTCCTCGCCGCTGTCGCCGCGTTCTCCGAGGAGAGCGATGAGTGGCTCGACGGCCTGCTGCGCACCCTCGACGAGAACCGCGTGCTGCTGGAGGACCTTCTCGCATCGCGCCTTCCCGGCGCCCGGTATCGGATCCCGGATGCCGGCTATCTCGCCTGGATCGACCTGTCGGCTCTGGGCTGGGGCGACAACCCCGCGCGACGGATCCTCAAGGACGCCAAGGTCGCTCTGCACTTCGGTCCGGCCTTCGGCGCCGAGGGCGCAGGCCACGTGCGGCTGAACTTCGGCACGAGTCCTGAGATCATCACCGAGGCCATCGAGCGCATCGCGGCGCTCGTCGGTCGATGACGCTCCCGGAGTCGCCCGCGTCGATCTGGGACCGCCAGCGCATCTGGGTGACCCTCGGTGCCGTCGCGCTCATCTTCCTCGCCGCGATCGAGGCCCTGGCCGTCACGACGGTGATGCCGATCGTCAGCGAGGCTCTGGACGGCAAGGAGCTCTACGCCGTCGCATTCGCCGGAACCCTCGCGACGAGTGTGATCGGCATGGTGGCTGCAGGTGCCTGGGCGGATGCTCGAGGGCCGCGGGGTGCCCTGTACGTCGCCGTGACGCTCTTCGTCGCGGGCTTGCTGATCTCGGGGCTTGCGATCACGATGCATCAGTTCCTGGTCGGGAGGCTCGTCCAGGGCCTCGGAGCGGGCGGACAGACCGTCGCGCTGTACGTCGTCGTGGCGCGGCTGTATCCGGCACACCTGCACGGCCGCATCTTCGCCGCATTCGCCGCGGCCTGGGTCGTGCCCTCGATGATCGGGCCGTTCCTCGCCGGAGCCGTCGCGGAGTACCTGGACTGGCGATGGGCGTTCCTCGGTGTCGCGGTGCTTACCGGCGCGGCGTTCGTGATGATCGCCATCCGGCTGCGCGGCGTCGATCTGGGGCACGGCGAGCCTCAGGATGGCCGCGCTCTCATCGCGCGTCTGCTGCTCGCCGTCGTGGTGGCGGTCCTCGCGGTCGTGGTCGGCTTCTCGGCCGACATGTCGCCCGCGT includes the following:
- a CDS encoding non-heme iron oxygenase ferredoxin subunit; this translates as MTAERVCGVTDLEVDMPLRVDPAGVPITVIKDSEGVIHAIGDTCTHGEISLSEGFVEDGAVECWAHGSAFSLTTGVPQNLPAYEPVPVYVVEIDGDDVLIDPTVTKEV
- a CDS encoding MalY/PatB family protein, whose product is MLRVTALPLAELRERSSEKWREYPADVLPLFVAETDFPLAPAVAAALQRAVDVGDTGYVASRNPLAASFTGFAQRRFGWSPDPARMRSTADVSMGIVELLRRVTQPGDRVIVTPPVYPPFYELVSEAGAEVERVPLRDTGTGWELDLDGIRAAFDDGATAILLCNPHNPTGTVHDADSLAALAELAEEFGAAVVSDEIHAPLAQPGTDFTPFLASGEAAQRVGYAVVSASKAFNLAGLKCALMVTADDATSAVVRGLPVEVEWRTGQLGLLAAVAAFSEESDEWLDGLLRTLDENRVLLEDLLASRLPGARYRIPDAGYLAWIDLSALGWGDNPARRILKDAKVALHFGPAFGAEGAGHVRLNFGTSPEIITEAIERIAALVGR
- a CDS encoding MFS transporter gives rise to the protein MTLPESPASIWDRQRIWVTLGAVALIFLAAIEALAVTTVMPIVSEALDGKELYAVAFAGTLATSVIGMVAAGAWADARGPRGALYVAVTLFVAGLLISGLAITMHQFLVGRLVQGLGAGGQTVALYVVVARLYPAHLHGRIFAAFAAAWVVPSMIGPFLAGAVAEYLDWRWAFLGVAVLTGAAFVMIAIRLRGVDLGHGEPQDGRALIARLLLAVVVAVLAVVVGFSADMSPAFRWPVALGAVVVIAVAVLPLLPRRTLRAGRGLPSVVLMRGIAAGAFFAAEAYIPYLLMERFDFTATWAGVALMLAAFAWAGASALQGRYGEQLGNHRISLISLGLLLIAMVCVLLAALFGVSPALVIIGWAFAGGGMGLLYPRLTVLTLAYSDETNQGFNSSALSISDATGSAVAIALAGLGVATLGGGSGAFGVVFAFGIALVVLAVVPGLRLGHAAESQTP
- a CDS encoding metal-sulfur cluster assembly factor, producing the protein MTATLTDEKYDAVTEALKDVMDPELGINVVDLGLIYDLAWDDENDALVIHMTLTSAGCPLTDVLEEQTAQALDNVVDRFRINWVWMPPWGPEKITDDGRDMMRALGFAI
- the sufC gene encoding Fe-S cluster assembly ATPase SufC, with the translated sequence MSVLEIRDLFVTVETESGTTPILNGITLTMNTGETHAIMGPNGSGKSTLAYTIAGHPKYTVTSGSITFDGQDVLAMTVDERARAGLFLAMQYPVEIPGVTVTNFLRTAKTAIDGEAPAIRGWTKDVKTAMSNLRMDPKFAQRNVNEGFSGGEKKRHEILQLEVLKPKFAVLDETDSGLDVDALKIVSEGVNRAKENTGLGVLLITHYTRILRYIRPDFVHVIVAGKIVEEGGPELADRLEDEGYDRFLDPAAPIEA